One Pogoniulus pusillus isolate bPogPus1 chromosome 13, bPogPus1.pri, whole genome shotgun sequence genomic window, gaagggaccttgaagatcatccagttccaacccctgtgtcattggcaggggcacctcccactagagcaggctgctcaaggcctcatctagcctggccttgaatgtctccagggaagaggcatccgcagcctccctgggcatcctgctccagtgtcttccccaccctcactgtcaaggatttcttcctaatctccagtctcaatctcacctctcccagctcaaatcctttgccccttgtcctgtcactacaatcTCTTGCCAGaagtcccctccccagcctggaaggctgctctaaggtttctttctcttctccaggctgaacaacccccaactctcccagcctgttcccgtagcagagatgctccagcctctgatcatgcCTGAGTTGCCCCCTTGGCTGCTTGAAACTTGCTGTCTCCTTTGCTGTTTTGTGTATTTTTGGTCCACTTTCTTTCAACAGAACTTCACCAGGTGTCCTGTCAACACATCTTTGGGTTTATAGCAGGGAAATGCACTCGGTCTGGATGACAATTACAGTTTTCAGGgactgaggaagaaaaagatgtGGATGTTTGGGCAAAAAATGACTGAATTCTGACTCTCTGGAAGCTGCTGAGTAGGGGAGATAGGTGCATAGGGGTTTTGTTggggggagctgcaggagaacagTCCATCTTCTGCAGGTGCAGCAAGTGAGCTGGGTTGGTCCCATCTCAAAGGGAGCTAGAGGTGGTCCCCTACCACCAGTGCTTTCTGTGGGCTCAAAGTTGACTTTCCCCACCCGGTTTTGAATGCAGTTTGCATTTTCCTGAGGCAGTTGGACCCTTTCTGCAGGATTTGCATTCAGTTCTTACTCAGTGGCTTCCTCCTGCACCAGGTGCTCCaagggggaaggggctggtgcAGCCCTGGGTGTGGGGTGACAGCAGCATAGCCATCACCCTACAGCCAGGGCTCCTCTGAATGCCTTAAACACAACTTAGGGCTTACTTAGCTTCAAactgggcagagctgagtggTATCACTGGGCTCTGGCCCCGTACTAAGCTGCCAGGTTGAAGCTGGGTTTGCTCTTGCTTGTCTCCAAACATGACCATGCTCACCTTCTGCTTTGCACAGCCTGAGACGGACTTCTTCGGGCGGCCACTTCAGCAGCAGGTGTCCACCACTCTGGGTAGGTGGCAGAGGGACAGACAGGGTGGTCCCAGCCCAGGGTTGGTGGCAGAGGGATAGGGTGGGCATGAATGATAGCAGATAggtggcagagggacagggTGGTCCAAGCCCAACGTTGGTGGCAGAGGGATAGGGTGGGCATGAATGGTAGCAGATAggtggcagagggacagggTGATCCCAGCCCAGGGTTGGTGGCAGAGGGATGGGGTGGGCATGAGTGGTAGCAGATAggtggcagagggacagggTGATCCCAGCCCAGGGTTGGTGGCAGAGGGGTAAAGTAGCCTCACTTCCTTTGTGGTGGTGGAGGGATGAGGGGACCGTGAGTGGCCCTGGCCCTTCATGGGTGGCagagagacagagtggctgtgggTGCTCCCAGAGGGTCTCTGCATTTTCAGTGCTCAGACCCCACACAGGTACCCAAACAGGGTCTCTGTCCCTAAGCTCTGTAACCTAGGCCACGTGGgtgaggcagggaggggctgtTGAACAAAAGgactctgccacagcaggtgaGGAGGTGCCTGTGGGCAGGTTGGTGGGTTCTGGAAGCATCCAGAGGTGCAGCAGATCCCCTGAGCTGGGGGGCCTGGGTGTGGGTACCTCAAGGGTTTGCGGGAGCATCAGCTCTGCCCGCGCAAACCCCTGCTGTGCCCCGTAGCAGCCTGGACACAGGTTGTAACGGTCAAGTTAACAGTTTCTGCAAGTTTTTAACCTAGAtcttccctcctccagctcctcaggccCCCAAGGAGGAGTCACTTGAGAGCCAGATAGGGAAGGCCGTGGGCAAGAGCGACGTCTGGTTCCGATTCAACGAGGGAGTGTCCAACGCTGTCAGGAGGAACATCTACATCAgggacctgctctagcagggcagGCATGGACCTGAAGCTGTGGGTCAGCAGCATCCTGGTTGAGTTGTTGGAGGTTTGTTATTTGTACCTTAGCACCCCCTTAActttgtttaaaaagaaaagcaccAAAATAAAATCTCTctcttaaaaaacaaaagaaccAACCCAAGCCCCAACCAGGTCACCAAGTGTTGTTCTGTTTATTTCACTTAGAAACCTGCAGTTGTATTTTACCTGCTCCTACAGTGTTACAAAAGAATATTTCAAGTGGCTGAAAGTCTTTAACTAGAAAAAGTTTGGGGGttgcctttttgttgttgttgttgttgtctgaggggtttatttttttgcctTTACAGGCTGAAAACTCAACCTGTTGGACGTGGCAGAGGCTGTGATTGGAAACTGCAGCTAAACCTAGGGGGAATCTTTGCTGTTCCTAGCCCCCACCCCCTCTGTGCTGTCCTCATGTCCCCTCTCTATAAAAAAAGCAACGTTTCTACTGCTATAAAtaagagcagctgaaggcaggcagagggTTAGTTTGGGTACTGCTTGGGAAGCTAGCTAATAAAAAAGTACATTCAGCTtggggaggggggcacaggagctggtgctgagcGGGGTGCTGGGCTCTCAGAGGATGGTGCATTTGCCTTTCTCCACCCAGGGGTTGTTTTTCATCAGCTCTGGGTTCAAGAAGGGATCTTCTGGAATGCCATCCTCGATCCATTTGACGAACCTGTGGGGAAGGGGTTGGAGGggtgggcacagctgcagcccgtggtggctgcatgaggcacccCCAgcattttcatggaatcatagaatcaagcaggttggaagagacctccaagcttatccagtccaacctatcacctaacccttctaattaactaaaccatggcactaagtgcctcatccagcctcctcttaaacacctccagggatggtgactccaccacctccctgggcagcccattccaatgccaatcactctctctgacaacaacttcctcctaacatccagcctagacctcccctggcacaacttgagactgtgttcccttgttctattttgGAGAACCAGAGaactgtttggcttggaaaagacctccaaaatctCCCAAGTCTGACCAGCAACCCAATGCCACCCTGCCCACGAAAACGTGTCCCCTCAGGTCCCATGGCCTCACGTTtttggtgtctccaccacctccctgggcagcctgttctgatccctgactgctcttgcagcaaagatgcTTTTCCcactctccaacctaaccctcccttggcacagtctcaggccacttcctctcatttctagcacttgatactaggaagaggagaccaaacccacctgggtccagcctccttgcagggaaggccaccaaaaggtctcccctcagcctccttttctagctaaacacccccaggtccctcacctCCTCgccagacctgctctccagaccccacaccagtttttttttcccactctcatctccaacctcctctcagggagttgtagagcacaagcaggtctcccctcagcctcctttctgtTTTGTCACCCTCTTTGAGGGACAAGGAACAAGAGAcacagggcaggggctgtgtAGAAGCAAAATGGGGGAGGTGCCCTGCTGTATCCGGGATGAATCCTGCTCTAGTGGGGAGCAGTATTGAGGTACACCCTGCTCTGGGGTGCAGTGATGTTGGATTGCATCCTCCTCTGCAAGGCAAAGGAAGAGGGAGGCCATAAGTGGTACCAGGTAGGTGACAGGACAGGATAGCT contains:
- the GNG13 gene encoding guanine nucleotide-binding protein G(I)/G(S)/G(O) subunit gamma-13, whose amino-acid sequence is MDEWDLPQWKKEVESLKYQLAYKREMSSKTIPEFVKWIEDGIPEDPFLNPELMKNNPWVEKGKCTIL